The following coding sequences lie in one Pseudomonas sp. SL4(2022) genomic window:
- a CDS encoding D-alanine--D-alanine ligase, translated as MSAASLQSQFPVSAFGRVAVLFGGKSAEREVSLKSGNAVLQALLAAGVDAFGIDAGDDLLQRLTAEKIDRAFIVLHGRGGEDGSMQGLLECAGIPYTGSGILASALAMDKLRTKRVWLSLGLPTPAHAALASEADCHAAAAELGFPLFVKPAHEGSSIGMAKVNDIDALITAWKEAGRYDSQVLVEQMIAGPEFTIAMLRGQVLPPIALGTPHSFYDYDAKYLANDTQYRIPCGLSAEKEAELKDLTARACEAVGTQGWARADVMQDADGKFWLLEVNTVPGMTDHSLVPMAARAAGLDFQQLVLAILADSLEARG; from the coding sequence ATGAGTGCTGCCAGTCTGCAATCACAATTTCCGGTCAGCGCCTTTGGGCGTGTGGCCGTGCTGTTCGGTGGCAAAAGTGCCGAGCGTGAAGTCTCGCTGAAGTCCGGCAATGCCGTGCTGCAAGCGCTGCTGGCTGCAGGTGTGGATGCATTCGGCATCGACGCAGGCGATGACCTGCTGCAGCGCCTGACTGCCGAGAAAATCGACCGCGCCTTTATCGTGCTGCACGGCCGTGGTGGTGAGGACGGTTCGATGCAGGGGCTGCTCGAATGTGCCGGTATTCCGTACACCGGCAGTGGCATCCTGGCCTCGGCCCTGGCCATGGACAAACTGCGCACCAAGCGCGTTTGGCTGAGCCTCGGTCTGCCGACGCCGGCCCACGCGGCGCTGGCCAGCGAAGCCGACTGCCATGCGGCGGCGGCTGAGCTGGGTTTCCCGCTGTTCGTCAAACCGGCCCATGAGGGCTCGAGCATTGGCATGGCCAAGGTCAACGATATCGATGCCCTGATTACTGCCTGGAAAGAAGCCGGCCGCTACGACTCGCAGGTGCTGGTCGAGCAGATGATCGCCGGTCCGGAATTCACCATCGCCATGCTGCGCGGTCAGGTGCTGCCGCCGATTGCCCTGGGCACGCCGCACAGCTTCTACGACTACGACGCCAAGTACCTGGCCAATGACACGCAGTACCGCATCCCGTGCGGCCTCTCGGCGGAGAAGGAGGCTGAGCTGAAAGACCTCACCGCGCGCGCCTGTGAAGCGGTCGGCACCCAGGGTTGGGCCCGCGCCGACGTGATGCAGGACGCTGACGGCAAGTTCTGGCTGCTTGAAGTCAACACCGTGCCAGGCATGACTGACCACAGCCTGGTGCCGATGGCGGCTCGTGCTGCCGGTCTGGATTTTCAACAACTGGTGTTGGCGATTCTGGCCGACAGCCTTGAGGCGCGAGGTTAA
- the ftsW gene encoding putative lipid II flippase FtsW — protein sequence MLARLLAAPSPLHTRRGIDIDFPLLAGCLALLGLGLVMIASASSEVAAAQSGNPLYHMIRHLVYLAIGTGAALTTLLVPMALWQRYSGTLLLVAVLLLILVLLPGIGREVNGAKRWIGFGIFNLQPSELAKLFSVMFIAAYLVRRQEEVREKLTGFIKPMLVLGPIAALLLAEPDFGATVVLVGAAIAMLFLGGVNLLRFIPLAACVLGLGVLVMTSQAYRLERLTNFVDPWADQYGAGYQLSQALIAFGRGEWFGVGLGNSVQKQFYLPEAHTDFVFAVLAEELGMVGALITVALFVFVSVRALYIGLWAEKAKQFFSAYVAYGLAFLWIGQVLINIGVNIGLLPTKGLTLPFLSYGGSSLVICCVSLALLLRIEWERRTQLGSEDVDFSEADFFDGQPAEEVRHAR from the coding sequence ATGCTGGCCCGCCTGCTCGCCGCCCCTTCACCGCTGCATACCCGTCGTGGGATCGACATTGATTTCCCGCTGCTGGCTGGCTGCCTGGCACTGCTGGGGTTAGGCCTGGTGATGATTGCTTCGGCGTCCTCGGAAGTGGCGGCGGCGCAGTCGGGCAACCCGCTGTACCACATGATTCGTCACCTGGTTTATCTCGCCATTGGCACCGGTGCTGCGTTGACAACCCTGCTGGTGCCGATGGCACTGTGGCAACGTTACAGTGGCACGCTGCTGCTGGTGGCTGTGCTGCTGCTGATTCTGGTGTTGCTGCCGGGTATTGGCCGTGAGGTTAACGGGGCCAAGCGCTGGATCGGCTTTGGCATCTTCAACCTGCAGCCGTCCGAGCTGGCCAAGCTATTCAGCGTGATGTTTATCGCCGCCTACCTGGTGCGTCGTCAGGAAGAAGTGCGCGAGAAGCTCACTGGCTTTATCAAACCGATGCTGGTGCTGGGCCCGATTGCTGCGCTGCTGTTGGCCGAGCCGGACTTCGGCGCCACCGTGGTACTGGTGGGCGCGGCCATCGCCATGCTGTTCCTCGGTGGGGTCAACCTGCTGCGCTTTATTCCGCTGGCGGCCTGCGTACTGGGCCTTGGCGTGTTAGTGATGACCAGTCAGGCCTATCGCCTGGAGCGCCTGACTAACTTTGTCGACCCCTGGGCTGACCAGTACGGCGCCGGTTATCAGTTGAGCCAGGCGCTGATTGCCTTCGGCCGGGGTGAATGGTTTGGCGTCGGCCTGGGCAACAGCGTGCAGAAGCAGTTCTACCTGCCGGAAGCGCATACCGACTTCGTGTTTGCCGTGCTGGCCGAAGAGCTGGGCATGGTCGGTGCACTGATCACCGTTGCCCTGTTTGTCTTCGTCAGCGTGCGCGCCCTGTATATAGGGCTATGGGCGGAGAAGGCTAAGCAGTTTTTTTCGGCCTATGTGGCCTACGGTCTGGCGTTTCTGTGGATTGGCCAGGTACTGATCAATATCGGGGTGAACATCGGCCTGCTGCCGACCAAAGGTCTGACGCTGCCATTTCTCAGCTACGGCGGCAGCTCGCTGGTGATCTGCTGCGTCAGCCTGGCGCTGTTGCTGCGCATCGAATGGGAGCGTCGCACCCAACTGGGCAGCGAGGATGTCGATTTCAGCGAAGCCGATTTCTTCGACGGCCAGCCTGCTGAGGAGGTTCGCCATGCGCGGTAA
- the murG gene encoding undecaprenyldiphospho-muramoylpentapeptide beta-N-acetylglucosaminyltransferase codes for MRGNVLIMAGGTGGHVFPALACAREFKARGYSVHWLGTPRGIENELVPAAGLPLHLIDVTGLRGKGKLSLLKAPFQLLKALFQARKVMRELQPVCVLGMGGYVTGPGGLAARLSGAPLIIHEQNAVAGTANRSLVPFASRVCEAFPNTFGNSDKRRTTGNPVREELFLETPRDSLRNRQPRLLVLGGSLGAEPLNKLLPEALALVAAELRPEVFHQAGKQHDGVTAERYRAVGVEAQVAPFIKDMARAYAWADLVVCRSGALTVSELAAAGLPAFLLPLPHAIDDHQTRNADYLASAGAAVLLPQRSTDAAKLAAQLTEVLMHPEQLTHMAQTARRLAKPDATCTVVDICLEVARG; via the coding sequence ATGCGCGGTAATGTACTGATCATGGCTGGCGGCACTGGCGGGCATGTATTCCCGGCGTTGGCCTGCGCCCGTGAGTTCAAGGCGCGCGGTTACAGCGTGCACTGGTTGGGCACGCCGCGCGGGATCGAGAATGAGCTGGTGCCGGCGGCTGGTCTGCCGTTGCACCTGATAGATGTCACGGGTCTGCGTGGCAAAGGCAAGCTGTCGCTGCTGAAAGCGCCGTTCCAGCTGCTCAAGGCGCTGTTCCAGGCGCGCAAAGTAATGCGCGAGCTGCAGCCGGTGTGCGTGTTGGGCATGGGCGGCTATGTCACGGGGCCTGGCGGCCTGGCCGCGCGCCTGAGCGGCGCGCCGCTGATCATCCACGAGCAGAACGCTGTGGCCGGTACGGCCAACCGCAGCCTGGTGCCATTCGCCAGCCGCGTCTGCGAAGCCTTCCCGAATACCTTCGGCAATAGCGACAAACGCCGCACCACTGGCAACCCGGTGCGCGAAGAGCTGTTCCTGGAAACCCCGCGTGATTCGCTGCGCAACCGCCAGCCACGTTTGCTGGTGCTGGGCGGCAGCCTGGGCGCCGAACCGCTGAATAAATTGCTGCCCGAAGCCCTGGCGCTGGTGGCCGCCGAGCTGCGCCCTGAGGTGTTCCATCAGGCCGGTAAACAACATGATGGCGTGACCGCTGAACGCTATCGCGCCGTTGGCGTCGAAGCGCAGGTCGCACCGTTTATCAAGGACATGGCGCGGGCCTATGCCTGGGCCGATCTGGTGGTGTGCCGGTCCGGCGCGCTGACCGTCAGCGAGCTGGCCGCCGCCGGCCTGCCAGCGTTCCTGCTGCCGCTGCCGCATGCCATTGACGATCACCAGACCCGCAATGCCGATTATCTGGCCAGTGCCGGCGCTGCCGTGCTGCTGCCACAACGTTCCACTGACGCCGCCAAGCTGGCTGCGCAGCTGACCGAGGTTTTGATGCACCCCGAACAACTCACTCACATGGCGCAGACGGCTCGTCGCCTGGCCAAGCCCGATGCAACCTGCACCGTCGTCGATATCTGCCTGGAGGTGGCCCGTGGCTAA
- the murD gene encoding UDP-N-acetylmuramoyl-L-alanine--D-glutamate ligase: MSLIASDHFRIVVGLGKSGMSLVRFLARQGLPFAVVDTRANPPELATLREQFPQVEVRCGELDVEFLCRANELLVSPGLAIATPALQAAAARGVKLSGDIDLFARYAQAPIVAITGSNAKSTVTTLVGEMAAAAGKKVAVGGNLGTPALDLLSDDIELYVMELSSFQLETTDQLNAEVATCLNISEDHMDRYADLPAYHLAKHRIFRGARQVVVNRDDALSRPLVADQLPCWYFGLGKPDFKRFGLLEENGEKSLAYQFAALLPVRELKIRGAHNQSNALAALALGHAVGLPFEPMLATLKQFAGLPHRCQWVGERKAVSYYDDSKATNVGAALAAIEGLGADISGKLVLIAGGDGKGADFSALKTPVGKFCRAVVLLGRDAELLADALGAAAPLIRVNTLEEAVQRAAELAEAGDAVLLSPACASLDMFKNFEERGRLFAQAVEGLQ, from the coding sequence ATGAGCCTGATTGCGTCTGACCACTTCCGCATCGTTGTCGGCCTCGGCAAAAGCGGCATGTCCCTGGTGCGTTTCCTCGCCCGCCAGGGGTTGCCGTTTGCCGTGGTTGATACCCGTGCCAATCCGCCGGAGCTCGCCACCTTGCGTGAGCAGTTCCCGCAGGTGGAAGTGCGTTGTGGCGAACTGGATGTGGAATTCCTCTGCCGCGCCAACGAGCTGTTGGTCAGCCCGGGTCTGGCCATTGCCACTCCGGCGCTGCAGGCAGCGGCGGCGCGTGGAGTCAAGCTGTCGGGTGATATCGACCTGTTCGCCCGCTATGCCCAGGCGCCGATCGTGGCGATTACCGGCTCCAACGCCAAAAGCACCGTGACCACCCTGGTCGGTGAGATGGCCGCAGCGGCCGGCAAGAAGGTCGCTGTCGGGGGCAATCTCGGTACGCCAGCGCTGGATCTGCTCAGTGACGACATCGAACTGTATGTCATGGAGCTGTCGAGCTTTCAGCTGGAAACCACTGACCAGCTCAACGCCGAAGTGGCGACCTGCCTGAATATCAGCGAAGACCATATGGATCGCTACGCCGATCTGCCGGCCTATCACCTGGCCAAACACCGCATCTTCCGTGGCGCACGGCAGGTGGTGGTGAACCGCGATGACGCGCTGTCGCGTCCGTTGGTGGCTGATCAACTGCCGTGCTGGTACTTCGGCTTGGGCAAGCCGGACTTCAAGCGTTTCGGCCTGCTGGAAGAAAACGGCGAGAAATCTCTGGCCTACCAGTTCGCTGCGTTGCTGCCGGTGCGTGAGCTGAAAATTCGCGGCGCGCACAACCAGTCCAACGCCCTGGCTGCTTTGGCACTGGGCCATGCTGTAGGCCTGCCGTTCGAGCCGATGTTGGCCACCCTCAAGCAGTTCGCTGGCCTGCCGCATCGCTGCCAGTGGGTTGGCGAGCGCAAAGCCGTGAGTTACTACGATGACTCCAAAGCCACCAACGTCGGCGCTGCCCTGGCAGCCATCGAAGGCCTGGGCGCGGATATCAGCGGCAAGCTGGTGCTGATCGCCGGTGGTGATGGCAAGGGCGCGGACTTTTCGGCGCTGAAAACGCCAGTCGGCAAGTTCTGCCGCGCCGTGGTACTGCTCGGTCGCGACGCCGAGCTGCTGGCTGACGCGCTGGGCGCCGCCGCGCCGCTGATCCGGGTCAACACCTTGGAAGAAGCTGTGCAGCGTGCTGCAGAGCTGGCTGAGGCGGGCGATGCCGTGCTGCTGTCACCGGCCTGCGCCAGCCTGGACATGTTCAAAAATTTCGAAGAGCGCGGGCGTCTGTTCGCCCAGGCTGTGGAGGGCTTGCAATGA
- a CDS encoding UDP-N-acetylmuramoyl-L-alanyl-D-glutamate--2,6-diaminopimelate ligase: protein MPMPLNQLLPEAASSTLIRELTLDSRKVRPGDLFLAVPGTQQDGRVHIADAVARGAAAVAYEVEGAAVMTAHSAELVALKGLASQLSAIAGRFYGEPSRGLHLIGITGTNGKTSVSQLLAQALDLLGERCGIVGTLGNGFYGALEQGRHTTPDPIGVQATLADMKNAGARAVAMEVSSHGLHQGRVAALAFDVAVLTNLSRDHLDYHGSMQAYADAKATLFAWSDLRCRVLNLDDAFGRELAAAEHDSRLISYSLIDADAYLYCRDAQFDEQGVRATLVTPRGEGSLRSSLLGRFNLSNLLAVVGALLGLDYPLDEILKVLPQLQGPIGRMQRLGGGKLPLVVVDYAHTPDALEKVLEALRPHVKGRLLCLFGCGGDRDNGKRPLMAAVVERLADAVLVTDDNPRTEAPAQIFKDIRAGFATPEAVQFVHGRGQAIAQLIASASADDVLVMAGKGHEDYQEINGVRQPFSDLVEAANALAAWEVAHA from the coding sequence ATGCCCATGCCGCTTAATCAGCTGTTGCCGGAAGCCGCCAGCTCAACCCTGATTCGCGAATTGACCCTGGACAGCCGCAAGGTGCGTCCGGGTGACCTGTTTCTGGCTGTGCCGGGCACCCAGCAAGATGGTCGCGTGCACATTGCCGATGCCGTTGCCCGCGGCGCGGCCGCTGTAGCCTACGAGGTGGAGGGCGCTGCCGTGATGACCGCGCACAGTGCGGAGCTGGTTGCGCTCAAAGGTCTGGCCAGTCAGTTGTCGGCGATTGCCGGGCGCTTCTATGGCGAGCCAAGCCGTGGCCTGCACCTGATCGGTATTACCGGCACCAACGGCAAGACCAGCGTCAGCCAATTGCTGGCCCAGGCGCTGGACCTGCTTGGCGAGCGCTGCGGTATCGTCGGCACCCTCGGCAATGGTTTCTACGGCGCGCTCGAGCAGGGCCGTCATACCACACCTGACCCGATTGGCGTGCAGGCCACCCTGGCTGACATGAAGAACGCCGGTGCTCGCGCCGTGGCCATGGAAGTCTCGTCACACGGCCTGCATCAGGGACGAGTGGCTGCCCTGGCGTTTGATGTGGCGGTGCTGACCAACCTGTCCCGTGATCACCTGGACTATCACGGTTCTATGCAGGCCTACGCCGATGCGAAAGCCACGCTCTTCGCCTGGTCGGACCTGCGTTGCCGGGTGCTCAACCTGGATGATGCCTTTGGTCGTGAACTGGCCGCTGCGGAGCACGACTCCCGGCTGATCAGCTACAGCCTGATCGACGCCGACGCCTATCTGTATTGCCGCGATGCGCAGTTTGACGAGCAGGGTGTGCGCGCCACGCTGGTCACCCCGCGCGGTGAAGGCAGCCTGCGCAGCTCGCTGCTCGGGCGCTTCAACCTGAGCAACCTGCTGGCGGTGGTTGGTGCGCTGCTCGGCCTGGATTACCCGCTGGATGAAATCCTCAAAGTGCTGCCGCAGCTGCAGGGCCCTATTGGCCGTATGCAGCGCCTGGGCGGTGGCAAGCTGCCTTTGGTCGTTGTGGATTATGCGCACACGCCAGATGCGCTGGAAAAAGTCCTCGAAGCCCTGCGCCCGCATGTCAAAGGCCGCCTGCTGTGCCTGTTCGGCTGTGGTGGCGACCGTGACAACGGTAAGCGCCCGCTGATGGCAGCGGTGGTCGAGCGCCTCGCTGATGCGGTACTGGTCACCGATGACAACCCACGCACCGAAGCCCCTGCACAGATCTTCAAAGACATTCGCGCCGGTTTCGCCACACCTGAGGCCGTGCAGTTCGTCCATGGCCGTGGTCAGGCGATTGCTCAGCTAATCGCCAGCGCGTCTGCCGATGATGTGCTGGTGATGGCCGGTAAGGGGCATGAGGACTATCAGGAAATCAACGGCGTGCGTCAGCCATTCTCCGATCTGGTCGAAGCAGCCAACGCGTTGGCTGCATGGGAGGTGGCGCATGCTTAA
- the murC gene encoding UDP-N-acetylmuramate--L-alanine ligase gives MRRIRRIHFVGIGGAGMCGIAEVLLNLGYEVSGSDLKASAVTERLETFGAQIFIGHRAENAEQADVLVVSSAVNTSNPEVATALERRIPVVPRAEMLAELMRYRHGIAVAGTHGKTTTTSLLASVFAAGGLDPTFVIGGRLNAAGTNAQLGSSRYLIAEADESDASFLHLQPMVSVVTNIDMDHMSTYGGDFNKLKKTFIEFLHNLPFYGLAVMCVDDPIVREILPQVARPTVTYGFDEDADVRAINVRQQGMQTFFTVLRNGREPLDVSVNMPGNHNVLNALATIAIASDEGISDDAIVQGLSQFQGVGRRFQVYGELPVDGGSVMLVDDYGHHPREVAAVIKAVRGGWPERRLVMVYQPHRFSRTRDLYDDFVQVLGDAQVLLLMEVYPAGEAPIPGADSRNLCHSIRQRGQLDPIYIERGVDLAPIVKPLLRAGDILLCQGAGDIGGLAPQLLQSPLFAATEGKLK, from the coding sequence ATGCGCCGCATTCGCCGCATCCACTTTGTAGGGATCGGTGGTGCCGGCATGTGCGGTATCGCCGAAGTGCTGCTCAACCTCGGTTATGAAGTGTCCGGCTCCGATCTGAAAGCCTCGGCTGTGACCGAGCGCCTGGAAACCTTCGGCGCACAGATCTTTATCGGTCACCGCGCCGAGAACGCCGAGCAAGCCGACGTGCTGGTGGTCTCCAGCGCGGTGAATACCAGCAACCCGGAAGTCGCCACGGCGCTTGAGCGTCGTATTCCGGTGGTGCCGCGTGCCGAAATGCTCGCCGAGCTGATGCGTTACCGTCATGGCATCGCCGTGGCCGGTACCCATGGCAAGACCACCACCACCAGCCTGCTGGCCTCGGTGTTCGCTGCTGGTGGTCTGGACCCGACATTCGTGATTGGTGGCCGGCTGAATGCTGCCGGCACCAACGCCCAGCTGGGCAGCAGCCGTTACCTGATCGCCGAAGCCGATGAGAGTGACGCCAGCTTCCTGCACCTGCAGCCGATGGTCTCGGTGGTCACCAATATCGACATGGACCACATGAGTACCTATGGCGGTGACTTCAACAAGTTGAAGAAAACCTTCATCGAGTTCCTCCACAACCTGCCGTTTTACGGCCTGGCGGTGATGTGTGTGGATGACCCGATCGTGCGCGAGATTCTCCCGCAAGTGGCGCGTCCAACCGTGACCTATGGCTTTGATGAAGACGCTGATGTGCGTGCCATCAATGTCCGTCAGCAGGGCATGCAGACGTTTTTCACCGTGCTGCGCAATGGTCGCGAGCCGTTGGATGTGTCGGTGAACATGCCGGGCAACCACAACGTGCTGAATGCCCTGGCCACCATCGCCATCGCCAGCGACGAAGGCATCAGCGATGACGCCATCGTCCAGGGCTTATCGCAGTTCCAGGGCGTCGGTCGGCGCTTCCAGGTCTACGGCGAGCTGCCGGTGGACGGCGGCAGCGTGATGCTGGTCGATGATTACGGCCATCACCCACGCGAAGTCGCGGCGGTGATCAAGGCTGTGCGTGGTGGGTGGCCGGAGCGCCGCTTGGTGATGGTTTACCAGCCGCACCGCTTTAGCCGTACCCGCGACCTGTATGACGATTTCGTGCAGGTCCTCGGTGATGCCCAGGTGCTGTTGCTGATGGAAGTCTACCCGGCCGGTGAAGCGCCGATTCCGGGCGCTGACAGCCGCAATCTGTGCCACAGCATCCGTCAGCGTGGCCAGCTCGACCCGATCTATATCGAGCGCGGTGTGGACCTCGCGCCCATCGTCAAGCCGCTGCTGCGCGCGGGCGACATTCTTCTCTGCCAAGGTGCCGGCGATATCGGCGGCCTGGCTCCGCAACTGTTGCAAAGTCCGCTGTTCGCAGCGACCGAAGGTAAGTTGAAATGA
- the mraY gene encoding phospho-N-acetylmuramoyl-pentapeptide-transferase, with protein sequence MLLLLAEYLQQFHKGFAVFQYLTLRGILGVLTALALSLWLGPWMIRTLQIRQIGQAVRNDGPQSHLSKKGTPTMGGALILSAIAFSTLLWADLSNRYVWVVLAVTLLFGAIGWVDDYRKVIEKNSRGLPSRWKYFWQSVFGLGAALFLYMTAQSPVETTLILPMIKDFGLELGLGFVVLTYFVIVGSSNAVNLTDGLDGLAILPTVMVGGALGIFCYLSGNVKFAEYLFIPYVPGAGELIVFCAALVGAGLGFLWFNTYPAQVFMGDVGALALGAALGTIAVIVRQEVVLFIMGGIFVVETLSVIIQVASFKLTGKRVFRMAPIHHHFELKGWPEPRVIVRFWIITVILVLIGLATLKLR encoded by the coding sequence ATGCTGCTGCTGCTGGCGGAATACCTGCAACAGTTCCACAAGGGTTTCGCAGTGTTCCAGTACCTGACACTGCGCGGCATTCTCGGCGTGCTCACGGCGCTGGCCTTGTCGCTGTGGCTCGGTCCATGGATGATCCGCACCCTGCAGATTCGCCAGATCGGCCAGGCGGTGCGCAATGACGGCCCACAGTCGCATCTGTCGAAGAAGGGCACGCCAACCATGGGGGGGGCGCTGATTCTGTCGGCCATTGCTTTCAGCACCCTGCTCTGGGCTGACCTGTCCAACCGCTATGTGTGGGTCGTGCTGGCCGTCACCCTGCTGTTTGGTGCCATTGGCTGGGTCGACGATTATCGCAAGGTGATCGAAAAGAACTCGCGGGGCCTGCCGAGTCGTTGGAAGTACTTCTGGCAGTCGGTGTTCGGTCTGGGGGCGGCCCTGTTCCTTTATATGACTGCGCAAAGCCCGGTGGAAACCACCCTGATCCTGCCGATGATCAAGGATTTCGGTCTGGAGCTGGGCCTGGGCTTCGTGGTCCTGACCTACTTCGTGATCGTCGGGTCGAGCAACGCTGTCAACCTCACTGACGGCCTCGACGGCCTGGCCATTCTGCCTACCGTGATGGTCGGCGGCGCGCTGGGGATTTTCTGCTACCTGTCGGGCAACGTGAAGTTCGCCGAATACCTGTTTATTCCCTACGTGCCGGGTGCAGGTGAACTGATCGTGTTCTGCGCCGCCCTGGTCGGCGCTGGTCTTGGCTTCCTCTGGTTCAACACCTACCCGGCGCAAGTGTTTATGGGCGACGTTGGCGCGCTCGCTCTGGGCGCGGCACTGGGCACCATCGCGGTGATCGTCCGTCAGGAAGTGGTGCTGTTCATCATGGGCGGCATCTTCGTGGTGGAAACCCTGTCGGTGATCATCCAGGTCGCCAGCTTCAAACTGACCGGCAAGCGCGTGTTCCGCATGGCGCCGATCCATCACCATTTTGAACTGAAAGGCTGGCCCGAGCCGCGCGTGATCGTGCGTTTCTGGATCATCACCGTGATTCTGGTGCTGATCGGCCTTGCCACCCTGAAGCTGCGTTGA
- a CDS encoding UDP-N-acetylmuramoyl-tripeptide--D-alanyl-D-alanine ligase translates to MLKALRLSEVVGPLSARVIGGDVVFSAVSSDSRAIQPGQLFVALAGPRFDGHDYLAEVAGKGAVAALVEREVADAPLPQLLVADTRVALGQLGALNRQAFTAPVVAITGSSGKTTVKEMLASILREGLQGLVLATRGNLNNDLGAPLTLLELAPEHVAGVIELGANHVGEIAYTVSLTKPQVAVLNNAGTAHVGEFGGPEKIVEAKGEILEGLSDSGVAVLNLDDRAFTIWQQRAKGRRVSSFALVNPAADVYASELARDARGCSAFTLHCASGQARIQLNLLGEHNVANALAAAAAALALGVAPVAIKAGLENLQPVKGRAVAQIAPSGLRVIDDSYNANPTSVCAAIDILAGFPGRRVLVLGDIGELGAWAEQGHRQVGSYALGKVDAVYAVGPLMAFAIEEFGTDGRHFADQASLIAALQSEQGDTTVLIKGSRSAAMENVVAALCGTSGEVH, encoded by the coding sequence ATGCTTAAGGCGCTGCGGTTGAGCGAAGTGGTGGGGCCACTGAGCGCCCGAGTGATCGGGGGCGATGTGGTGTTCAGCGCCGTCAGCAGCGACAGCCGCGCCATTCAGCCAGGCCAGCTGTTTGTCGCCCTGGCCGGCCCGCGCTTTGATGGCCACGACTACCTGGCTGAAGTCGCCGGCAAAGGTGCAGTGGCGGCGCTGGTTGAGCGTGAAGTGGCGGATGCGCCGCTGCCGCAACTGTTGGTCGCCGATACCCGTGTGGCCCTGGGGCAGTTGGGCGCGCTGAATCGTCAGGCGTTCACTGCGCCGGTGGTCGCCATCACCGGTTCCAGCGGCAAGACCACCGTCAAGGAAATGCTCGCCAGCATCCTGCGCGAAGGCCTGCAAGGTCTGGTGCTGGCCACCCGTGGCAACCTCAATAACGACCTTGGTGCGCCGCTGACCCTGCTGGAGTTGGCGCCTGAGCATGTCGCCGGTGTCATCGAACTGGGTGCCAACCATGTCGGCGAGATTGCTTACACCGTCAGCCTGACCAAGCCCCAGGTGGCCGTGCTGAATAACGCCGGCACTGCGCATGTGGGTGAGTTTGGCGGCCCAGAGAAAATTGTTGAAGCCAAGGGCGAGATACTCGAAGGCTTGAGCGACAGCGGTGTGGCCGTGCTCAACCTTGATGACCGGGCCTTTACCATCTGGCAGCAGCGCGCCAAAGGTCGCCGCGTCAGCAGTTTCGCCCTGGTTAATCCGGCGGCTGACGTTTACGCCAGCGAGCTGGCCCGCGATGCTCGTGGCTGCTCGGCGTTTACCCTGCATTGCGCCAGCGGTCAGGCCCGCATCCAGCTCAATCTGCTTGGTGAGCACAATGTGGCCAACGCCCTGGCCGCGGCTGCTGCCGCTCTGGCGCTGGGGGTTGCGCCTGTGGCAATCAAGGCCGGCCTGGAAAACCTGCAACCGGTCAAGGGTCGCGCCGTTGCGCAGATTGCACCGAGTGGCCTGCGCGTGATCGACGACAGCTACAACGCCAACCCGACTTCGGTCTGCGCCGCCATCGATATCCTCGCCGGTTTCCCCGGCCGCCGCGTGCTGGTGTTGGGTGACATTGGCGAGCTGGGTGCGTGGGCCGAGCAGGGCCATCGCCAGGTCGGCAGCTATGCGCTGGGTAAGGTCGATGCGGTGTATGCCGTTGGCCCGCTGATGGCGTTTGCCATTGAAGAATTCGGCACAGATGGCCGGCATTTTGCCGACCAGGCCAGCCTGATTGCGGCGCTGCAGAGCGAGCAGGGCGACACCACTGTTCTTATTAAAGGTTCACGCAGCGCCGCGATGGAAAACGTCGTGGCGGCACTGTGTGGCACGTCTGGGGAGGTTCACTAA